One Mugil cephalus isolate CIBA_MC_2020 chromosome 22, CIBA_Mcephalus_1.1, whole genome shotgun sequence genomic window carries:
- the dera gene encoding deoxyribose-phosphate aldolase isoform X1 gives MSSRNPGIALDLQWMDKVRVNTQAVLRRAQHIQGQNIPKKQWQTAWLLKAVTCIDLTTLAGDDTPSNVHRLCMKAIQPVQYDLLKKMDMHDKGITTAAVCVYPSRVGDAVKSLKAANSSLPVASVATGFPAGQTPLETRLQEVRKAVADGATEIDIVINRMLALTGQWEVLYDEISQFREACGDAHMKTILAIGELGTFTNVYKASMVAMMAGSDFIKTSTGKEAVNATYPVAIVMTRAIRDYFLCTGHKVGFKPAGGIRTAQESVVWLTLIKEELGTDWLCPHLFRIGASSLLADIERQIYHHMTGQYAAYHDLPMA, from the exons ATGTCGTCAAGAAACCCAGGAATTGCACTAG ATCTGCAGTGGATGGACAAAGTGAGAGTGAATACACAAGCTGTCCTGAGGAGGGCACAGCACATTCAAGGGCAAAATATTCCCAAGAAACAGTGGCAG ACTGCATGGCTCTTGAAAGCTGTAACATGTATCGATCTGACAACTCTGGCTGGAGATGACACACCGTCGAATGTCCATCGTCTCTGCATGAAAGCCATCCAGCCTGTCCAATATGATCTGCTCAAGAAAATGGATATGCATGATAAAG GAATAACCACAGccgcagtgtgtgtgtatccatCCCGTGTGGGTGATGCTGTGAAGTCACTAAAAGCAGCCAACTCCAGCCTTCCTGTTGCTTCAG TGGCCACTGGTTTCCCAGCAGGTCAAACACCCCTGGAAACGCGCCTGCAGGAAGTTCGAAAGGCGGTGGCTGACGGTGCAACTGAGATTGACATTGTTATCAACAGAATGCTTGCCCTCACTGGACAGTGGGAAG TATTGTATGACGAGATCTCTCAGTTTCGAGAGGCCTGTGGTGATGCTCATATGAAGACTATTTTGGCTATTGGAGAACTGGGAACATTCACCAACGTCTACAAAGCCAGCATGGTTGCCATGATGGCAG GTTCTGACTTTATCAAGACATCTACAGGAAAGGAGGCTGTCAATGCTACTTACCCTGTTGCCATAGTGATGACTAGGGCCATCCGCGACTACTTCCTTTGTACTGGTCACAAG GTAGGCTTTAAGCCAGCAGGGGGGATACGGACAGCACAGGAGTCTGTGGTGTGGCTCACCTTGATCAAAGAGGAGCTGGGCACTGATTGGCTCTGCCCTCACTTGTTCCGGATAGGAGCCAGTAGCCTGTTGGCAGACATCGAGAGACAG ATCTACCATCACATGACTGGACAGTATGCCGCCTATCATGACTTGCCTATGGCCTGA
- the dera gene encoding deoxyribose-phosphate aldolase isoform X2 has protein sequence MSSRNPGIALDLQWMDKVRVNTQAVLRRAQHIQGQNIPKKQWQTAWLLKAVTCIDLTTLAGDDTPSNVHRLCMKAIQPVQYDLLKKMDMHDKGITTAAVCVYPSRVGDAVKSLKAANSSLPVASVATGFPAGQTPLETRLQEVRKAVADGATEIDIVINRMLALTGQWEVLYDEISQFREACGDAHMKTILAIGELGTFTNVYKASMVAMMAGSDFIKTSTGKEAVNATYPVAIVMTRAIRDYFLCTGHKLLILLRSLRSMGL, from the exons ATGTCGTCAAGAAACCCAGGAATTGCACTAG ATCTGCAGTGGATGGACAAAGTGAGAGTGAATACACAAGCTGTCCTGAGGAGGGCACAGCACATTCAAGGGCAAAATATTCCCAAGAAACAGTGGCAG ACTGCATGGCTCTTGAAAGCTGTAACATGTATCGATCTGACAACTCTGGCTGGAGATGACACACCGTCGAATGTCCATCGTCTCTGCATGAAAGCCATCCAGCCTGTCCAATATGATCTGCTCAAGAAAATGGATATGCATGATAAAG GAATAACCACAGccgcagtgtgtgtgtatccatCCCGTGTGGGTGATGCTGTGAAGTCACTAAAAGCAGCCAACTCCAGCCTTCCTGTTGCTTCAG TGGCCACTGGTTTCCCAGCAGGTCAAACACCCCTGGAAACGCGCCTGCAGGAAGTTCGAAAGGCGGTGGCTGACGGTGCAACTGAGATTGACATTGTTATCAACAGAATGCTTGCCCTCACTGGACAGTGGGAAG TATTGTATGACGAGATCTCTCAGTTTCGAGAGGCCTGTGGTGATGCTCATATGAAGACTATTTTGGCTATTGGAGAACTGGGAACATTCACCAACGTCTACAAAGCCAGCATGGTTGCCATGATGGCAG GTTCTGACTTTATCAAGACATCTACAGGAAAGGAGGCTGTCAATGCTACTTACCCTGTTGCCATAGTGATGACTAGGGCCATCCGCGACTACTTCCTTTGTACTGGTCACAAG TTGCTCATATTATTAAGAAGTTTGAGGTCCATGGGACTATAG